One region of Alosa sapidissima isolate fAloSap1 chromosome 1, fAloSap1.pri, whole genome shotgun sequence genomic DNA includes:
- the apol1 gene encoding apolipoprotein L1 — MEWGGRYETLDLECEEGTRTEKSAFSGMFKRASKISESSGPAQEQNGNLSKSNDNLSDNSSLKAGSFLWRAACSSGGKASVGDNQELSASNDSLSAKANPKEKGGMFSGMFRKSPKPPGGMDQASLAVDKDLSASNDSLSESSSNKEKSGMLSGMFKRPKRTASQDNLCDQSDVSASNDSLSEISSNKEKSGMLSGMFKRPNFKHAASQDKLCEQSDISASNDSLSESSSNKEKSGMLSGMFKKSPKPNHKRTASQDNLSDISASSDSLSENSNPKTGMMGKILRNPFHSTAQDKERTEKSSDAKVSQSKQEKDSYSETEEMEESGIHSGHKQNALVGAMSKLNPFRHANKDKESEKDDEDESSGSENHSHRKQNVKVGALTKLNPFRSAPKKLNSEMESDEELERDKDEVKTDQREGKERTTRAALVPLRPTGKERSSAASNSQLGRTTAKEREVSGNMSQRENKSIARPSLVPPKPKEKELTARMKESELKEAQSKEQQGAGAECCDELTHGGEEGIQPTTKKAKKPKNPFLSQVAATNKASALKTGQEEASGSDYLEDESEDGLEDRKELSTEEKKSEQEASSTKPKKNKPKKVKNPFMAHVAKGKKKNEKEEGAPGDDSAEGQNKSLFDQLDEYRFDKDEEENKDLDGLMEWWNTVEQWEDLPQNDDMTEKEEAKAFAVTAEKVQKGIRVFNKLFTERAEGLWQHVIDLNSIADGLDRFNKRTKIAQITGGSTSAIGGVATITGLALAPVTFGTSLIITAVGLGVATAGGLTSASAGISNQVNNSLDRKKVERIVEDYQEKMGDLNKCMKFIKQGIENLRRFDLIKLKSQAYNQDFPALNNIYEDGAMAGKAILINANEIMRVVQIANVAGSTAARAVQIASMATGVLTGLFVGMDIYFVAKDSRELKKGAKSEFAGKIREVAEQLHAGLVELNGIREELQSSNSPEGRAEDHQPDDIDDIDEIKRILKSVPPERRDDTDDIDEIKRKLKSNPPPSADDTDDIDEIKRKLKNNPPPSRDNSDDIDEIKRKAKN, encoded by the exons GCCAGTGTTGGAGATAATCAAGAGCTATCTGCCAGTAATGACAGTCTGTCCGCCAAGGCGAACCCCAAG gaaaaaggaggaatgttCAGTGGAATGTTCCGGAAATCTCCCAAACCCCCTGGAGGCATGGACCAG GCCTCCCTGGCTGTTGACAAAGACCTTTCTGCCAGCAATGACAGTCTTTCTGAGAGTAGCTCAAACAAA GAAAAATCTGGTATGTTGAGTGGGATGTTCAAAAGGCCGAAGCGCACAGCATCACAG GATAACTTGTGTGACCAAAGTGATGTATCTGCCAGCAATGACAGTCTCTCAGAGATTAGCTCAAACAAA GAGAAATCTGGCATGTTGAGTGGGATGTTCAAAAGGCCAAATTTCAAGCACGCAGCATCACAG GATAAACTGTGTGAACAGAGTGATATATCTGCCAGCAATGACAGTCTCTCAGAGAGTAGCTCAAACAAA GAGAAATCTGGCATGTTGAGTGGCATGTTCAAAAAGTCTCCAAAACCAAATCATAAGCGCACAGCATCACAG GATAACCTGAGTGATATATCTGCTAGCAGTGACAGTCTCTCAGAAAACAGTAACCCTAAG ACTGGGATGATGGGAAAGATTCTGAGGAATCCATTTCACTCCACTGCTCAG GAcaaggagagaacagagaaatCTTCAGATGCAAAGGTTTCACAGTCAAAACAG GAGAAGGATTCATATTCAGAGAcagaagagatggaggagagtggCATACACTCCGGTCACAAGCAG AATGCGCTGGTTGGAGCCATGTCAAAATTGAATCCATTCCGTCATGCCAACAAA GATAAAGAGTCGGAAAaggatgatgaagatgagtCCTCTGGCAGTGAAAACCATTCCCATCGCAAACAG AATGTTAAGGTTGGAGCCCTAACGAAATTGAACCCATTTCGCTCCGCTCCCAAA AAACTCAACTCAGAGATGGAATCTGATGAGGAGCTAGAGCGAGACAAGGATGAGGTGAAAACG GAccaaagagaggggaaagagagaacaacTCGTGCGGCTCTGGTCCCTCTCCGTCCCACTGGCAAG GAGCGGAGCAGCGCAGCCTCCAACAGCCAGCTGGGGAGAACCACAGCAAAGGAGAGGGAG GTCAGTGGTAAtatgagtcagagagagaacaagagcatAGCTAGACCTTCCCTGGTTCCACCCAAACCTAAGGAGAAG GAGCTGACAGCAAGAATGAAAGAGAGCGAACTCAAGGAAGCACAGTCTAAAGAACAACAG GGTGCTGGTGCGGAGTGTTGTGATGAGCTGACACATGGTGGGGAGGAGGGCATTCAG cCTACCACAAAGAAGGCAAAGAAGCCTAAGAATCCGTTCCTGTCACAGGTAGCTGCCACG AACAAAGCCTCAGCACTGAAGACTGGGCAGGAAGAGGCGTCGGGTAGTGATTATCTGGAG GATGAAAGTGAAGATGGGCTTGAAGATAGGAAGGAACTCTCCACAGAAGAAAAGAAATCAGAACAAGAAGCGTCATCCACAAAA CCAAAGAAGAATAAACCTAAAAAAGTCAAAAATCCATTCATGGCTCATGTTGCAAAG GGTAAAAAGAAGAATGAGAAGGAGGAAGGAGCCCCAGGGGATGACTCTGCTGAG GGCCAAAATAAGTCGCTGTTTGATCAGTTGGATGAGTACCGTTTTGATAAGGATGAAGAAGAGAACAAG GATCTGGATGGCTTGATGGAATGGTGGAATACGGTAGAAC aATGGGAAGACCTGCCACAGAATGATGACAtgacagagaaagaagaggCAAA AGCCTTTGCTGTGACTGCTGAGAAAGTACAGAAAGGTATCCGCGTCTTCAACAAGCTGTTCACCGAGCGGGCAGAGGGACTGTGGCAGCATGTCATTGACCTGAACTCCATCGCAGATGGCCTCGACCGCTTCAACAAGAGGACCAAGATCGCCCAGATCACCGGGGGCTCCACCAGTGCCATTGGGGGCGTTGCTACCATCACCGGGCTGGCCTTGGCTCCAGTCACCTTTGGGACATCGCTGATTATTACCGCTGTGGGCCTGGGTGTGGCAACAGCAGGTGGACTCACCTCCGCCTCCGCTGGCATCTCTAACCAGGTGAACAACTCGCTTGACCGCAAGAAAGTGGAACGCATCGTGGAGGACTACCAGGAAAAGATGGGTGACCTCAACAAGTGCATGAAGTTCATCAAGCAAGGGATCGAGAACCTGCGCAGGTTCGACCTCATCAAGTTAAAGAGCCAGGCCTACAACCAGGACTTCCCAGCCCTCAACAACATCTATGAGGATGGGGCCATGGCCGGCAAGGCCATTCTTATCAATGCCAACGAGATCATGCGTGTAGTGCAGATTGCCAACGTGGCCGGGAGCACAGCGGCGCGAGCCGTGCAGATAGCCAGCATGGCCACCGGCGTCCTGACGGGACTCTTCGTGGGCATGGACATCTATTTTGTAGCCAAAGACTCCCGCGAGCTCAAGAAGGGGGCCAAGTCGGAGTTCGCCGGCAAGATCAGGGAGGTGGCGGAACAGCTGCATGCTGGGTTGGTGGAGCTCAACGGTATCCGTGAGGAGCTGCAGTCCTCCAACTCCCCAGAAGGCAGAGCCGAGGACCACCAGCCAGACGATATCGATGACATTGATGAAATCAAACGCATACTTAAGAGTGTTCCTCCCGAGAGGAGGGACGATACCGACGACATTGATGAAATCAAGCGCAAACTAAAGAGCAACCCACCCCCCAGTGCTGATGATACCGACGACATTGACGAAATCAAGCGCAAACTAAAAAACAACCCACCTCCAAGTAGGGACAATTCTGACGACATCGACGAAATCAAGCGCAAGGCTAAGAATTGA